In Uranotaenia lowii strain MFRU-FL chromosome 2, ASM2978415v1, whole genome shotgun sequence, one genomic interval encodes:
- the LOC129745829 gene encoding chorion transcription factor Cf2 isoform X2: MELNSMKNLELDKICRVCLAVKKEMRPLFGEMVAEMLMEIAKIQIDQMDGWPDKVCIQCIHQVSRCHAFKTRVEKSDVTLRQYIKGITVVVEEQVPKEVAIEVQRPTIAAAPKMQQIPTIPQIQEIHIQRNDIPTISEAPPQAPTMILANAQLLNATPQIINAGHLLAGQQIIQAAPQYHAAAQIGQFIQGPNNTIQMITHGAAHPAAQILQIQRTSDDRCEIIMQPPIEVQEQQYYDENSVLAVNPLQSVPVMISSSAALQHHAQLAQHAIHQQQVHQQQLQQVHQLAHHQQHPHHQQQHQQQHQQQQLHHPQQHQPELEQMEEIEEQPEDESEESHLKDDQEQDSDTGELDDSQIDNEEIVDEEEDDEEEEPQDEAEYEEDNESVFYIEECESDDQEKQLAEFMAYQTSCPSPGRYVCNLCRKEFTQPKLLQSHMSSHSNWLKANCKKQPQCEVCHKSFRGPGMLRIHMKTHEKADKLPTCSICQREFKSKSILYRHRQTHFEKNFACSLCDKRFSSNYQLNMHVQRHKKQKPHKCPHCEKSFYSSSDWKAHVNQHLGIKVVHVKKVPSAS; the protein is encoded by the exons ATGGAGCTGAATTCTATGAAAAACCTGgaattggataaaatttgtcGTGTTTGTCTGGCTGTTAAAAAAGAAATGCGACCGCTTTTCGGCGAAATGGTTGCAGAAATGTTGATGGAGATAGCTAAAATACAG ATCGATCAAATGGACGGCTGGCCGGACAAGGTCTGTATCCAGTGCATCCATCAAGTGAGCAGATGCCACGCATTTAAAACTCGGGTGGAAAAGTCCGACGTAACCCTCCGGCAGTACATCAAAGGGATTACGGTGGTTGTAGAAGAACAAGTGCCGAAGGAAGTAGCCATTGAAGTACAGAGACCAACCATTGCGGCTGCCCCGAAAATGCAGCAAATTCCGACT ATCCCACAAATTCAGGAAATACACATTCAAAGGAATGACATTCCAACAATCTCCGAAGCTCCTCCACAAGCACCGACCATGATACTGGCAAATGCACAACTGCTCAATGCGACTCCCCAGATCATTAATGCTGGTCATCTACTAGCCGGACAGCAGATCATTCAGGCAGCACCGCAGTATCATGCAGCTGCACAAATCGGTCAGTTTATTCAAGGTCCCAACAATACGATACAGATGATAACACACGGGGCGGCTCATCCAGCTGCGCAGATACTGCAGATCCAGCGCACATCAGACGATCGTTGTGAAATAATTATGCAACCCCCTATTGAAGTACAGGAACAGCAATACTACGACGAGAATAGTG TGTTGGCTGTGAATCCTCTACAGTCCGTCCCCGTGATGATTTCCTCTTCAGCAGCCCTACAACATCACGCACAATTGGCACAACATGCGATACATCAGCAACAGGTTCATCAACAGCAACTTCAACAGGTGCACCAGCTAGCTCATCATCAGCAGCATCCGCATCATCAGCAACAgcaccaacaacaacatcagcagcagcaactccATCATCCCCAACAGCACCAGCCAGAGCTTGAGCAGATGGAAGAAATCGAAGAACAACCAGAGGATGAATCCGAAGAGTCTCATCTGAAAGATGATCAAGAACAGGATTCGGATACGGGAGAATTGGATGACAGTCAAATCGATAACGAAGAAATTGTGGATGAAGAAGAGGACGACGAAGAAGAAGAACCGCAGGATGAAGCAGAGTATGAAGAAGATAACGAAAGTGTATTTTACATAGAGGAGTGCGAATCTGACGACCAGGAAAAGCAGCTAG CTGAATTCATGGCATATCAAACGTCCTGTCCGAGCCCTGGCCGCTATGTTTGCAATTTATGTCGCAAGGAGTTTACGCAGCCCAAGTTGTTACAATCTCACATGTCTTCGCACTCAAATTGGTTAAAG GCGAACTGCAAAAAGCAACCGCAATGCGAAGTGTGCCACAAAAGTTTTCGTGGTCCCGGAATGTTACGAATACACATGAAAACACACGAG aAAGCAGATAAGCTTCCCACCTGCTCAATTTGCCAGAGGGAGTTCAAATCGAAGTCAATTCTCTACCGACATCGACAAACGCATTTCGAA AAAAATTTCGCATGTAGCCTTTGCGATAAGCGGTTTAGTTCAAACTATCAGCTAAATATGCATGTCCAGCGACATAAAAAGCAGAAGCCCCACAAATGTCCTCATTGTGAAAAGTCATTCTACAGTTCGTCTGATTGGAAG GCACACGTTAATCAGCATCTAGGAATTAAAGTTGTCCACGTTAAAAAGGTTCCATCAGCCAGCTAA
- the LOC129742568 gene encoding uncharacterized protein LOC129742568 translates to MASKAEKKLAADLLVEKFVADFTYERDCCQVAVRLEALNKCNELFLNVQNDIEMGDNEERFETHLEFRADFEDRFCRAKGFLLSKLESREHLLSSTIMHASTSHSMSSSFHHRLPKIDLPKFSGDESRWISFRDNFISMIHCNEDIPIVNKLQYLLQSLEGEARKPFESVDIQADNYASTWDALKKRYDNKRFLKKELFRGLYNLPPIQYESAQDLNTLVDDFQRHVKALGKLGEPIEHWDTPLIFILSNKLDSATIRAWEQDTRQKDEVKYEELIEFLIHQVRMLKSVDSDLQHRSSVPTVSKVAGQIPKKPVPIRSVVNTATSETQSSTSPCHCCLRVVHCTNVQHFRTCQAPNGESL, encoded by the coding sequence ATGGCTAGCAAGGCGGAGAAAAAACTAGCAGCGGACCTTCTGGTGGAGAAATTCGTAGCGGATTTCACCTATGAACGGGATTGTTGCCAGGTTGCGGTACGTTTGGAGGCGCTCAACAAGTGCAACGAACTCTTCTTGAACGTGCAAAACGACATCGAGATGGGTGACAACGAAGAACGGTTCGAGACACATCTGGAGTTCCGGGCGGATTTCGAGGATCGGTTTTGCAGAGCGAAAGGTTTTTTGTTGTCAAAGCTGGAAAGCAGGGAGCATCTTCTGAGTTCGACGATCATGCACGCATCGACTTCTCATAGCATGTCTTCCAGTTTCCATCATCGGCTGCCTAAAATCGATCTACCGAAGTTTAGCGGGGATGAATCGCGATGGATATCATTTCGCGACAACTTCATTTCGATGATCCACTGCAACGAGGACATACCGATCGTCAACAAACTGCAGTACCTGTTGCAGTCGCTGGAAGGAGAGGCAAGAAAACCGTTTGAGTCTGTGGATATCCAAGCCGATAACTATGCGTCGACGTGGGACGCATTGAAAAAGCGCTACGACAACAAGCGATTCCTCAAGAAGGAGCTGTTTCGAGGCCTGTACAATCTTCCACCGATCCAGTATGAGTCAGCTCAAGACCTCAACACACTAGTGGATGATTTTCAGCGACACGTCAAGGCTTTGGGAAAGTTGGGCGAACCGATCGAGCATTGGGACACTCCGCTCATCTTCATCCTTTCAAACAAGTTGGATTCGGCGACGATTCGTGCATGGGAGCAAGATACTCGACAGAAGGACGAGGTGAAATACGAAGAGCTCATCGAGTTTCTCATCCACCAGGTCCGGATGTTGAAATCCGTGGACAGCGATCTCCAACATCGTTCCTCAGTGCCTACCGTTTCCAAGGTGGCCGGACAAATCCCGAAGAAACCAGTTCCCATCCGATCTGTCGTGAACACAGCTACTTCCGAAACTCAATCCAGCACTTCGCCATGCCACTGTTGCCTGAGAGTTGTCCATTGCACCAATGTCCAGCATTTTCGAACCTGTCAAGCTCCCAACGGCGAGAGCTTGTGA
- the LOC129742567 gene encoding uncharacterized protein K02A2.6-like gives MAEQMSTTQKCLRELSRDDVALESLASNISEFSYDPDQGCTFDSWYSRYSDLFDKDAKKLDDSAKVRLLMRKLNPMAHERYTSFLLPKLSNAFTFGETIVKLKSLFGSPVSVFHRRYQCLQTVKSDSEDILAYSCKVNKMCVDFKLSALTEEQFKCLIFVAGLKSPKDADIRMRLITKLNESSDITLAKIVEDCRNLCNLKNDNVMVEKQSPVSVHAVKEKTYKNNKPKRKQMGEKTVTDQPRSPCWSCGGMHYSKDCQFRDHLCRECGKKDHKEGYCSCFSGKAVGNKRSFNPKKATKVVSVNAVNHGRKFTEVEINNVPVRLQVDSASDISIITYEMWKQIGRPRTQPTSCTAVTASGEPLQLASEFWCNVSLNGTSKKGLCRVAIPNINLFVLGTDWIEMFGLWDVPFNAFCSQVGCLPAKGVKELQSKFPNVFTNKMGLCTKTKVQLSLRGKPKPVFRPKRPVAFSVKGSVEQEINRLHSLGVLQPVDFSDWAAPIVVVRKPNGSVRICADFSTGLNSVLEANQYPLPLPDDIFARMSGCRVFSHIDLSDAYLQVEVNESSQPLLTINTHLGLYRFTRLSPGIKSAPGAFQQITDAMTSGLQFTSGYLDDAIVGGRTEEEHNRNLHLFLGRLQDYGFTVRIEKCRFFMSQIKYLGHILDGDGVRPDPEKASAIATMPPPHDISTLRSYLGAVNYYGKYIPEMRKLRFPMDTLLKTGVKWEWSDACQKSFDRFKQLLQSPLALTHYNPALEIVVSADASSIGIGARIAHRFPDGTTKAICHASRSLTSAETNYSQIEKEGLALIFAVTRFHRMLFGRHFILETDHKPLLAIFGSKKGIPVYTANRLQRWALTLLLYDFTIKYISTDSFGYADILSRLINTHIRPEEEYVIASIEMEKSIDNVIHQTLEVIPLTFKTIQAATEADPLLKQVQNFVHQGWPNKKTELKDPHQQQFFLRRDGLSIVSGCLTYGERLVIPAKHHKRVLQLLHKGHPGVERMRSIARNYVYWPGIDDDITQLVRSCAECASVAKTNPKTNLASWPTPANPWQRVHMDYAGPIDGWYFLILVDAFSKWPEVVPTKRITTEATLAILRGIFARFGMPETLVSDNGRQFVSEQFERFCDQNGILHLKTPPFHPQSNGLAERFVDTFKRTLKKITAGGEAFAEAINTFLLVYRSTPCRSAPENKTPAELLLGRPMRTSLDLLKPPASFYYEEKQQEQQFNRRHGAKARSYDRKELVWTKVFEHNNWKWEPGEVIERVGRVIYNVWLTVKQNLVRSHCNQLRKRFENDEVEHNVQKQNPEIPLAILLESWGLGCAPAYPENVIVEPQTQSVPESNLPTIDELQQVDRPRQRIRRPAHLPTPVAEPSLLRHSSRTRRAPVQYGPYQLY, from the coding sequence ATGGCAGAGCAGATGTCCACCACCCAAAAATGCCTCAGGGAATTGTCCCGCGACGACGTAGCGTTAGAGTCACTCGCAAGCAACATCAGCGAGTTTAGCTATGATCCGGATCAGGGTTGCACGTTCGATTCATGGTACTCTCGATATTCGGATCTGTTCGACAAGGACGCTAAAAAGCTAGATGACTCCGCGAAAGTGCGACTGCTTATGAGGAAGCTCAATCCGATGGCACACGAACGGTATACGAGCTTCCTCCTCCCCAAGCTATCCAATGCATTCACCTTCGGTGAAACCATCGTGAAACTGAAGTCACTTTTCGGGTCCCCAGTATCCGTGTTCCACCGTCGATATCAATGCCTACAAACGGTCAAAAGTGATTCAGAAGACATCTTAGCATACTCTTGTAAGGTGAACAAGATGTGTGTCGACTTTAAGCTCTCTGCACTTACAGAAGAGCAGTTCAAATGCCTGATCTTCGTCGCGGGCCTCAAGTCGCCCAAAGATGCCGATATTCGAATGCGTCTGATTACAAAACTCAACGAATCGTCGGACATCACCCTGGCCAAGATCGTCGAGGACTGCCGGAACCTGTGCAATCTGAAAAACGACAACGTGATGGTCGAAAAACAGTCCCCAGTGTCAGTGCATGCAGTGAAGGAGAAGACCTACAAAAACAACAAGCCCAAACGTAAACAAATGGGTGAAAAGACGGTTACCGATCAGCCACGGTCGCCTTGTTGGTCCTGCGGCGGCATGCACTACTCCAAGGATTGCCAGTTCCGGGATCATCTGTGCCGAGAGTGCGGAAAGAAAGACCACAAAGAGGGCTATTGCTCCTGTTTTTCCGGCAAAGCTGTCGGGAATAAGCGAAGCTTCAACCCCAAGAAGGCAACCAAGGTGGTTTCCGTAAACGCAGTCAACCACGGAAGAAAGTTCACCGAAGTGGAAATCAACAACGTTCCGGTTCGTCTTCAAGTGGATTCAGCTTCCGACATCAGTATCATCACCTACGAGATGTGGAAGCAAATCGGGAGACCACGAACGCAACCTACGTCCTGCACGGCGGTAACAGCATCTGGCGAGCCGCTTCAACTAGCCTCTGAGTTCTGGTGCAACGTCTCACTGAACGGAACGTCCAAGAAAGGTTTGTGTCGTGTTGCTATACCGAACATTAATCTTTTCGTTTTAGGAACCGACTGGATTGAAATGTTTGGGCTGTGGGATGTTCCATTCAACGCATTCTGCAGCCAAGTCGGTTGCCTACCAGCAAAAGGTGTCAAGGAACTGCAGTCAAAGTTCCCCAACGTTTTCACCAACAAAATGGGTCTTTGCACGAAAACCAAGGTCCAATTATCACTTCGTGGAAAGCCCAAACCTGTGTTCCGTCCAAAACGCCCGGTGGCATTCAGCGTCAAAGGTAGTGTCGAGCAAGAAATCAACCGTCTGCACAGTCTAGGAGTCCTACAACCAGTCGACTTCTCGGACTGGGCTGCGCCGATTGTGGTCGTCAGAAAGCCAAATGGTAGTGTCCGAATATGCGCAGATTTTTCAACCGGGCTTAACAGTGTACTCGAGGCCAACCAGTACCCTCTTCCCCTGCCAGATGatattttcgccagaatgtccGGATGTCGTGTTTTTAGCCACATTGACCTTTCGGATGCCTACCTACAGGTAGAGGTGAACGAAAGCAGCCAGCCCTTACTCACAATCAACACTCATCTGGGGCTCTACAGATTCACACGGCTATCTCCAGGCATCAAATCAGCTCCCGGCGCGTTTCAACAGATTACTGATGCGATGACTAGCGGACTTCAATTCACCTCTGGTTATCTTGATGACGCTATCGTTGGTGGAAGAACAGAGGAAGAACATAACCGGAACCTACATCTCTTTCTTGGTCGCCTCCAAGACTACGGGTTTACGGTGCGCATCGAAAAATGCCGATTTTTCATGTCCCAAATCAAATACCTCGGTCATATTCTGGATGGTGATGGTGTTCGCCCAGATCCAGAAAAAGCTTCCGCTATCGCTACCATGCCGCCACCTCACGATATTTCCACCCTCCGTTCATACCTCGGAGCCGTAAATTACTATGGCAAATACATTCCAGAGATGCGCAAGTTACGGTTCCCTATGGACACATTGCTGAAAACGGGGGTCAAGTGGGAATGGAGTGATGCTTGTCAGAAATCGTTCGATAGATTCAAGCAACTTTTACAATCACCACTAGCACTCACCCACTACAACCCAGCTTTAGAGATAGTGGTATCAGCTGATGCGTCATCGATCGGCATTGGAGCACGAATTGCACATCGGTTTCCGGACGGAACAACAAAAGCAATTTGCCATGCTTCCCGGAGCCTCACATCTGCCGAAACAAACTACAGCCAAATCGAGAAAGAAGGCTTGGCTCTCATCTTTGCTGTGACTCGATTCCATCGTATGCTTTTTGGTCGGCACTTCATCCTCGAGACTGACCACAAACCGCTGTTGGCCATTTTTGGGTCGAAAAAAGGCATTCCAGTCTACACTGCAAATAGACTCCAGCGATGGGCCTTAACTCTTCTTTTATATGATTTCACAATCAAATACATCTCAACGGACAGTTTCGGGTACGCAGATATACTGTCACGGCTAATCAACACCCATATCCGTCCCGAAGAAGAGTATGTCATAGCATCAATCGAAATGGAGAAATCTATCGACAATGTTATTCATCAAACGCTTGAGGTGATCCCGCTTACTTTCAAAACGATCCAAGCAGCAACAGAAGCAGATCCACTCCTTAAGCAGGTGCAAAACTTCGTCCATCAAGGATGGCCGAATAAAAAAACCGAATTGAAAGATCCACATCAGCAGCAGTTCTTTTTGCGTCGTGACGGATTATCTATCGTCTCCGGCTGCCTTACGTATGGTGAGAGATTGGTCATACCAGCGAAACATCACAAGCGAGTACTACAGTTGCTCCATAAAGGTCATCCCGGCGTAGAAAGAATGCGGTCCATCGCCAGAAATTACGTTTACTGGCCTGGGATCGACGACGACATAACGCAGCTCGTTCGTTCTTGCGCTGAATGCGCGAGTGTGGCAAAAACTAATCCCAAAACCAATTTGGCATCCTGGCCAACGCCAGCAAATCCTTGGCAAAGGGTGCATATGGATTATGCTGGTCCCATCGACGGTTGGTACTTTCTGATCCTGGTCGACGCCTTCAGCAAGTGGCCCGAAGTTGTTCCCACCAAACGCATCACCACCGAGGCGACATTGGCTATACTGCGTGGCATTTTCGCTAGGTTCGGCATGCCTGAAACTCTTGTTAGTGACAATGGTCGTCAGTTTGTCAGTGAACAATTTGAACGTTTTTGCGATCAAAATGGTATCCTGCACCTGAAAACTCCACCCTTCCATCCGCAGTCAAACGGACTCGCTGAACGTTTTGTGGACACGTTCAAACgaaccttgaaaaaaatcacagcggGGGGAGAAGCCTTTGCTGAAGCAATTAACACCTTTTTGCTCGTCTACCGTTCCACTCCATGTCGAAGTGCACctgaaaacaaaacaccagCTGAATTATTGTTAGGCAGGCCTATGCGAACTTCGCTTGATCTTCTTAAACCACCTGCGTCCTTCTACTACGAAGAAAAGCAACAAGAGCAGCAGTTTAACCGCAGGCATGGTGCCAAAGCTAGGAGCTACGATCGCAAGGAACTTGTTTGGACTAAAGTGTTCGAACACAACAATTGGAAATGGGAACCTGGAGAAGTTATTGAACGTGTTGGCCGTGTCATCTATAACGTATGGCTGACAGTAAAACAAAATCTTGTCAGATCACACTGTAATCAGTTGAGGAAACGATTCGAGAACGATGAGGTTGAACACAATGTGCAGAAACAAAATCCTGAAATTCCACTTGCAATCCTGCTAGAATCCTGGGGCCTAGGTTGTGCACCAGCTTATCCGGAAAATGTAATAGTCGAACCCCAAACCCAATCAGTACCGGAATCCAACCTTCCGACTATTGATGAACTCCAGCAAGTCGATAGACCACGTCAACGGATCCGCAGACCAGCTCATCTTCCAACTCCAGTAGCTGAACCATCCCTACTTCGCCACTCTTCGCGTACCAGAAGAGCTCCTGTGCAATACGGACCGTATCAGCTTTATTGA
- the LOC129745829 gene encoding zinc finger protein 782 isoform X1 produces MELNSMKNLELDKICRVCLAVKKEMRPLFGEMVAEMLMEIAKIQIDQMDGWPDKVCIQCIHQVSRCHAFKTRVEKSDVTLRQYIKGITVVVEEQVPKEVAIEVQRPTIAAAPKMQQIPTIPQIQEIHIQRNDIPTISEAPPQAPTMILANAQLLNATPQIINAGHLLAGQQIIQAAPQYHAAAQIGQFIQGPNNTIQMITHGAAHPAAQILQIQRTSDDRCEIIMQPPIEVQEQQYYDENSGNVLAVNPLQSVPVMISSSAALQHHAQLAQHAIHQQQVHQQQLQQVHQLAHHQQHPHHQQQHQQQHQQQQLHHPQQHQPELEQMEEIEEQPEDESEESHLKDDQEQDSDTGELDDSQIDNEEIVDEEEDDEEEEPQDEAEYEEDNESVFYIEECESDDQEKQLAEFMAYQTSCPSPGRYVCNLCRKEFTQPKLLQSHMSSHSNWLKANCKKQPQCEVCHKSFRGPGMLRIHMKTHEKADKLPTCSICQREFKSKSILYRHRQTHFEKNFACSLCDKRFSSNYQLNMHVQRHKKQKPHKCPHCEKSFYSSSDWKAHVNQHLGIKVVHVKKVPSAS; encoded by the exons ATGGAGCTGAATTCTATGAAAAACCTGgaattggataaaatttgtcGTGTTTGTCTGGCTGTTAAAAAAGAAATGCGACCGCTTTTCGGCGAAATGGTTGCAGAAATGTTGATGGAGATAGCTAAAATACAG ATCGATCAAATGGACGGCTGGCCGGACAAGGTCTGTATCCAGTGCATCCATCAAGTGAGCAGATGCCACGCATTTAAAACTCGGGTGGAAAAGTCCGACGTAACCCTCCGGCAGTACATCAAAGGGATTACGGTGGTTGTAGAAGAACAAGTGCCGAAGGAAGTAGCCATTGAAGTACAGAGACCAACCATTGCGGCTGCCCCGAAAATGCAGCAAATTCCGACT ATCCCACAAATTCAGGAAATACACATTCAAAGGAATGACATTCCAACAATCTCCGAAGCTCCTCCACAAGCACCGACCATGATACTGGCAAATGCACAACTGCTCAATGCGACTCCCCAGATCATTAATGCTGGTCATCTACTAGCCGGACAGCAGATCATTCAGGCAGCACCGCAGTATCATGCAGCTGCACAAATCGGTCAGTTTATTCAAGGTCCCAACAATACGATACAGATGATAACACACGGGGCGGCTCATCCAGCTGCGCAGATACTGCAGATCCAGCGCACATCAGACGATCGTTGTGAAATAATTATGCAACCCCCTATTGAAGTACAGGAACAGCAATACTACGACGAGAATAGTGGTAAcg TGTTGGCTGTGAATCCTCTACAGTCCGTCCCCGTGATGATTTCCTCTTCAGCAGCCCTACAACATCACGCACAATTGGCACAACATGCGATACATCAGCAACAGGTTCATCAACAGCAACTTCAACAGGTGCACCAGCTAGCTCATCATCAGCAGCATCCGCATCATCAGCAACAgcaccaacaacaacatcagcagcagcaactccATCATCCCCAACAGCACCAGCCAGAGCTTGAGCAGATGGAAGAAATCGAAGAACAACCAGAGGATGAATCCGAAGAGTCTCATCTGAAAGATGATCAAGAACAGGATTCGGATACGGGAGAATTGGATGACAGTCAAATCGATAACGAAGAAATTGTGGATGAAGAAGAGGACGACGAAGAAGAAGAACCGCAGGATGAAGCAGAGTATGAAGAAGATAACGAAAGTGTATTTTACATAGAGGAGTGCGAATCTGACGACCAGGAAAAGCAGCTAG CTGAATTCATGGCATATCAAACGTCCTGTCCGAGCCCTGGCCGCTATGTTTGCAATTTATGTCGCAAGGAGTTTACGCAGCCCAAGTTGTTACAATCTCACATGTCTTCGCACTCAAATTGGTTAAAG GCGAACTGCAAAAAGCAACCGCAATGCGAAGTGTGCCACAAAAGTTTTCGTGGTCCCGGAATGTTACGAATACACATGAAAACACACGAG aAAGCAGATAAGCTTCCCACCTGCTCAATTTGCCAGAGGGAGTTCAAATCGAAGTCAATTCTCTACCGACATCGACAAACGCATTTCGAA AAAAATTTCGCATGTAGCCTTTGCGATAAGCGGTTTAGTTCAAACTATCAGCTAAATATGCATGTCCAGCGACATAAAAAGCAGAAGCCCCACAAATGTCCTCATTGTGAAAAGTCATTCTACAGTTCGTCTGATTGGAAG GCACACGTTAATCAGCATCTAGGAATTAAAGTTGTCCACGTTAAAAAGGTTCCATCAGCCAGCTAA